Genomic window (Centroberyx gerrardi isolate f3 chromosome 9, fCenGer3.hap1.cur.20231027, whole genome shotgun sequence):
GAGGCTGAGTacagagaaggggaagaagaggaagagcagagcgCAGAGGAAACcgctgaggatgaggagagagagggagagacccaggatgaggaggaggagaatgaggaggGGGAAGTGGTAAGTCCTCAGTGAATATACCAGATAATCACTGAAATGAGTAGTTTATAAGCCTACCACTCCTTTTATGTCTTATGATCTCTTTGTTTTCTAGAGTGATCCACTTCCTCGGTCAGCCTACAAGCCCCCCCCTGTGGTGCCAAAGGAGGCCATCCGAACAGGTGTTAACAAGTTTGTTTACTATGTGTGCAAAGAGCCTGGTCTTCCCTGGGTTAAGCTCCCTTCAGTCACTCCTGCACAAATCAGCGCCGCTCGCCAGATCCGCAAGTTCTTCACTGGCCGGCTGGACGCCCCAATCGTCAGCTATCCTCCTTTCCCCGGCAGTGAAGCCAACTATCTAAGAGCGCAGATTGCCCGCATCTCTGCCGGCACACACATCAGTCCCCAGGGCTTCTACCAGTTCGGGGAGGAGGAAGGCGACGAGGAAGACGAGGCGCCACGTGACAGCCATGAAGTCAATCCTGACTTTGAGGGCATCCCGGTTCCTGAAATGGCCGAGTCTTTGTCCACCTGGGTTCATCATGTGCAGCACATCCTGCAGCAGGTAGAACTAAAGCAATCACATGGATCATTTTTTCAGGTGGTGTTCTAGTtcattacgtgtgtgtgtgtatgcaccaTGCACATTTAATGGTAAATGTGGACTCCTTTAGGGCCGCTGTACTTGGGTCAACCTCGCTGCGAAGCCAGAGGAAGAGTCTTATGAAGAGGGGGATgctgaggaaaaggaggaggagcctgATGAGCCTGAGCCGGAGGTGGGACcgcccctcctcacccccctctCTGAAGACGCTGGTCAGTCTTTGATTtggaacattttcatgtcatacTGGTGAGCGTTGGTAAGGTATACTCACAGTGTTGTTTAATATTTGTGCCTTTCAGAAATGTTCAGCACCTCTCCCTGGAGCTCCAAGATGTCCTCCACTCTCACCTCTCAGTATGCCGTCGCTGTTCTGCGCTCAAACCTCTGGCCAGGTGCTCATGCATATGCTTGTGGAAAGTAAGGACAAAGATTGGAATTCACGATTTTATGAAATCTATGTTTGATTTCACACAGCTGAAGGCAGCATTTCAATTTACAAAGAATTATCTGCCGTTTCTTCATTTAGGAAGTTCGAGAACATATACGTCGGGTGGGGGCTGAAGTTTGCAGGGGAAGGGTTCACCCCATCTGTCCCAGCCATGCCGCAGAAAGAATACCCCAGTGGACCAGAAATCACAGAGGCCCTGGACCCGACTCTGGAAGAGGAACAGGCACTAAAAGCAGCTTTAGAGGAGCAGCAAGCTGCCCAGGAGGATATGGATGACatggatgaaggagaggaggaggaagatgatgattGAGGAAGAATATTGACGAGCAGGGAGTGACACATTTCAACAGAGgattcaaatatttgaaagtaCTGTCTTTGTTCAGAAAAAGCCAAATAAATCAGTTTCCTCAGCAACACAATCTGTTATTATGAGATCAAGTAAATAGGGCAGTGGTGTAAACAAGGGGGAAAGGCATTTTGCCTTTGTGCATTTAGTAAATATTTTGCAGTAAGACTTACTGTACAGGCATCTGAAACAAAAACCAAGAGGGACAAAAGGGTTCAGTCTGAAAGTCCCTTTTACACTTTAATTTTGCTTcaacaatacaaat
Coding sequences:
- the rsph4a gene encoding radial spoke head protein 6 homolog A, translated to MSQQRLQAAASFKAFMLTNSTKSNLNLYDHLTRLLTKVMDERPQNVVDVIEDMSRDVKRGLFEAKQSTLRDSPQTTAAQLLAEQQRLLFTRGEEGDQEDELIETPLPNVSEVGFYLEQAGVGLGREEMQRIFLALKQLVESQPLQRCRLWGKILGVESNYVVAEAEYREGEEEEEQSAEETAEDEEREGETQDEEEENEEGEVSDPLPRSAYKPPPVVPKEAIRTGVNKFVYYVCKEPGLPWVKLPSVTPAQISAARQIRKFFTGRLDAPIVSYPPFPGSEANYLRAQIARISAGTHISPQGFYQFGEEEGDEEDEAPRDSHEVNPDFEGIPVPEMAESLSTWVHHVQHILQQGRCTWVNLAAKPEEESYEEGDAEEKEEEPDEPEPEVGPPLLTPLSEDAEMFSTSPWSSKMSSTLTSQYAVAVLRSNLWPGAHAYACGKKFENIYVGWGLKFAGEGFTPSVPAMPQKEYPSGPEITEALDPTLEEEQALKAALEEQQAAQEDMDDMDEGEEEEDDD